One window from the genome of Epinephelus moara isolate mb chromosome 21, YSFRI_EMoa_1.0, whole genome shotgun sequence encodes:
- the LOC126382718 gene encoding ADP-ribosylation factor-like protein 14: MGLRGSKQPEAQVLLLGLDNAGKSTLLYKLKHNACVSTVPTIGFNVEMFEAKKNRKNIAVTVWDVGGQGKMREHWESFHQDAAAVVFVVDSSGRERLEEARRELEKTLRSEQLRGRPLVVVANKQDVNGSLTVTEIKDVFNLKKICSGRDWFVQPCSASTGFGVEEAFRRVIQMVK; the protein is encoded by the coding sequence ATGGGACTGCGAGGATCTAAACAACCAGAAGCCCAAGTCCTCCTTCTGGGTCTGGACAACGCCGGGAAGTCGACCCTCCTCTACAAACTGAAACACAACGCGTGCGTCAGCACCGTCCCCACCATCGGCTTCAATGTGGAAATGTTCGAGGCGAAAAAGAACAGGAAGAACATCGCCGTAACCGTGTGGGACGTCGGTGGTCAGGGGAAGATGCGCGAGCACTGGGAGAGCTTCCACCAGGACGCAGCTGCTGTGGTGTTTGTTGTGGACAGCTCCGGCAGGGAGCGCCTGGAGGAGGCGCGCAGGGAGCTGGAGAAGACGCTGAGGAGCGAGCAGCTGCGGGGCCGTCCGCTCGTTGTTGTCGCCAACAAGCAGGACGTGAACGGCTCTCTGACTGTCACTGAAATCAAGGACGTGTTTAACCTGAAAAAGATTTGTTCGGGTCGGGACTGGTTCGTTCAGCCTTGTTCCGCATCGACTGGATTTGGAGTTGAAGAGGCCTTCAGACGCGTGATCCAAAtggtcaaataa